In Methanofollis fontis, the following proteins share a genomic window:
- a CDS encoding ABC transporter ATP-binding protein, with protein sequence MNEQEPIIRFVGVSKVYPLPAGDVVALDNVSLDVEAGEFLAIMGPSGSGKSTLLNLMGCLDTPTAGKLYIKGKDIGSLSDDELTALRRDHIGFIFQQFNLIPLLNVVENVEFPRLLKERRGGCTERCLEILSSVGLERELLTHTPAELSGGQQQRVAIARALINDPEILLADEPTGNLDTKTGTGIMDLLSSMNREGKTIIMVTHDQHVADYARRRIEIVDGRII encoded by the coding sequence ATGAATGAACAGGAACCGATCATCAGATTTGTGGGGGTTTCAAAGGTCTACCCCCTCCCGGCAGGCGATGTGGTGGCCCTCGACAATGTCTCCCTCGATGTCGAGGCCGGAGAGTTCCTTGCGATCATGGGGCCGTCGGGGTCGGGCAAGTCCACCCTCCTCAACCTCATGGGCTGCCTGGACACCCCGACGGCAGGGAAACTCTATATCAAGGGAAAGGATATCGGCAGTCTTTCGGACGATGAACTCACCGCCCTCCGCCGGGACCACATCGGCTTCATCTTCCAGCAGTTCAACCTCATCCCCCTCCTCAACGTCGTCGAGAACGTGGAGTTTCCCCGCCTCCTCAAGGAGCGGCGGGGCGGGTGCACCGAGCGCTGCCTGGAGATCCTCAGTTCGGTCGGGCTTGAACGCGAGCTGCTCACCCACACCCCGGCAGAGCTCTCTGGAGGTCAGCAGCAGCGGGTGGCGATCGCCCGCGCCCTGATCAACGATCCCGAGATCCTTCTCGCCGACGAACCCACCGGCAACCTGGATACAAAGACCGGGACCGGGATCATGGACCTCCTCAGCAGCATGAACCGGGAGGGGAAGACGATCATCATGGTCACCCATGACCAGCATGTGGCGGACTATGCACGGCGGCGGATCGAGATCGTCGACGGACGGATCATATGA
- a CDS encoding ABC transporter permease has protein sequence MIFFEFARRNIRLHWLRSLLAVIGIIIGVVAISSMGILGNSLVLSISESLTDVGDTIVVTPHTGGGGGPTGTTSRGITDRQVDEIKRAVGSNVVIPLYVGGDRIVVSGDVGAASIYGMKPADIPELLDLEEGVYVRGSTTAMAGKMVADEFDLVVGSRVGIGEDEQRLRIVGILEERGVGFDINPDYALVVSDDFFQDYYGADDWDQVIVKVRDLDEIDAVKDAIEEQLNRREQEVNVLDTRAILETLLDTFNRISTFTVAIGGISLIVAGVSIFNVMMMSVTERTKEIGVIRSIGTMQSEVLRMFVYEAFILGFIGSAIGGLFSFLGGYLALIVMLGDTTYLFVPSSLVYIIYGMAFGIGTSILSGFYPAWKASHLNPIEALRHE, from the coding sequence ATGATCTTTTTTGAGTTCGCCAGGAGGAATATCAGGCTCCACTGGTTGCGATCGCTGCTTGCAGTCATCGGGATCATCATCGGTGTCGTCGCCATCTCCTCGATGGGCATCCTGGGCAACAGTCTGGTCCTCTCGATCTCGGAATCGCTGACCGATGTCGGCGACACCATCGTGGTCACTCCCCATACCGGCGGCGGGGGCGGTCCGACGGGGACGACCTCCCGCGGGATCACCGACCGGCAGGTGGACGAGATCAAGCGTGCTGTCGGTTCAAATGTCGTTATACCCCTCTATGTGGGCGGCGACCGGATCGTCGTCAGCGGGGATGTCGGCGCCGCCTCCATCTATGGCATGAAACCTGCAGATATCCCCGAACTCCTCGACCTGGAGGAAGGGGTCTATGTGCGGGGCTCGACCACCGCAATGGCCGGAAAGATGGTGGCCGACGAGTTCGATCTGGTTGTCGGGAGCCGCGTCGGGATCGGCGAAGACGAGCAAAGACTCAGGATCGTCGGCATCCTGGAGGAGCGGGGGGTCGGTTTCGACATCAACCCCGATTATGCCCTCGTCGTCTCCGACGATTTTTTTCAGGATTACTATGGTGCGGACGACTGGGACCAGGTGATCGTCAAGGTGCGCGACCTGGACGAGATCGACGCCGTCAAGGACGCCATCGAGGAGCAGCTGAACCGGCGGGAGCAGGAGGTGAACGTGCTCGACACCCGTGCGATCCTGGAGACCCTCCTCGACACCTTCAACCGGATCTCGACCTTCACCGTCGCCATCGGCGGGATCTCCCTCATCGTGGCCGGAGTCTCCATCTTCAATGTGATGATGATGTCGGTGACCGAGCGCACAAAGGAGATCGGGGTGATCCGCTCCATCGGCACGATGCAGAGCGAGGTGCTGCGGATGTTCGTCTACGAGGCCTTTATTCTCGGTTTCATCGGGAGCGCCATCGGCGGTCTGTTCAGTTTTCTCGGCGGCTATCTCGCCCTCATCGTCATGCTCGGGGACACCACCTATCTTTTTGTGCCTTCAAGCCTCGTGTACATTATCTACGGAATGGCATTCGGTATCGGCACGAGCATCCTCTCCGGTTTCTATCCGGCATGGAAGGCATCGCATCTGAACCCAATCGAGGCATTGCGACATGAATGA
- a CDS encoding FAD-dependent oxidoreductase, with translation MIVVIGGGPAGRYAALRLGHAGREVLLVERGSIGGQCLNYGCMMVCALNDAARHLEECRRFAGAGIMHGEQMVDFSALLAGMEGVQGRIRGVLDRETSGSGVTIRYGSQAHLEGRRVFIDDEEVEAEAVVVATGSSPLIPDIPGTGLDGVHTAHTLPQMAALPGDLVIAGGGIQAAEFAYIFSRLGCSVTVLARSGFLHHLDPRLRRIALKELEGVEIREHAPLTGISGTSRVTGARFGGDRPGEIGADTVLLAAGLVPNSRMVDGVEKGADGRIIVNDRMETSVKSVYAAGDVTGGPYLTPVARLQGVVAAENILGIERRYHPEGVPQSIALRTHLAFCADGETEGLELSIPGPAGPGTFWSVPSGDTGMAKILVGREDGRLGGVWAASPGAGIIATYLADAIRHRRTVFELDGLLEVHPIPDGVHGLIGYAASHLREQQK, from the coding sequence ATGATCGTGGTTATCGGCGGTGGACCGGCAGGGCGATATGCCGCACTGAGACTCGGTCATGCCGGAAGGGAGGTGCTCCTTGTCGAACGCGGTTCGATCGGGGGGCAGTGCCTCAACTACGGGTGCATGATGGTCTGCGCCCTCAACGACGCCGCCCGGCATCTTGAAGAGTGCAGGAGATTCGCCGGTGCCGGGATCATGCACGGCGAGCAGATGGTCGATTTTTCGGCACTTCTTGCAGGAATGGAAGGCGTGCAGGGACGCATCAGAGGAGTGCTCGATCGAGAAACGAGCGGTTCCGGCGTCACCATCAGGTACGGGAGTCAGGCGCACCTCGAGGGGCGGCGGGTGTTCATCGACGACGAGGAGGTCGAGGCGGAGGCGGTGGTCGTCGCCACCGGTTCGTCCCCCCTCATCCCCGATATTCCCGGCACCGGGCTTGACGGCGTCCACACCGCCCATACCCTCCCGCAGATGGCGGCACTGCCCGGGGATCTGGTGATCGCCGGCGGCGGCATCCAGGCGGCGGAGTTCGCCTATATCTTCTCCCGTCTCGGATGCAGCGTCACCGTGCTGGCGCGGAGCGGGTTTCTCCATCACCTCGATCCGCGCCTCCGCCGCATCGCCCTGAAGGAGCTCGAGGGTGTTGAGATCAGGGAGCACGCCCCCCTCACCGGGATCAGCGGCACATCACGTGTCACCGGGGCGAGGTTCGGCGGGGATCGTCCCGGCGAGATCGGTGCCGACACCGTGCTGCTTGCCGCCGGACTCGTCCCGAACTCAAGGATGGTCGACGGTGTGGAGAAGGGGGCGGACGGGCGGATCATCGTCAATGACCGCATGGAGACGTCAGTTAAGAGCGTCTATGCCGCCGGCGACGTCACCGGGGGCCCCTACCTGACGCCAGTCGCCCGCCTGCAGGGGGTCGTGGCGGCCGAGAACATACTGGGGATCGAGCGCCGCTACCACCCCGAAGGGGTGCCGCAGAGTATCGCACTCAGAACCCATCTGGCATTCTGCGCGGATGGAGAGACGGAAGGGCTTGAACTCTCCATACCCGGACCTGCGGGGCCCGGCACCTTCTGGTCGGTGCCCTCCGGGGATACCGGCATGGCAAAGATCCTGGTCGGCAGAGAGGACGGGAGGCTTGGCGGGGTCTGGGCGGCATCACCGGGTGCCGGCATCATCGCCACCTATCTGGCCGACGCCATCAGGCACCGGCGGACGGTCTTCGAACTCGACGGTCTCCTGGAGGTGCACCCGATCCCGGACGGCGTCCACGGGCTGATCGGGTATGCGGCCTCCCACCTGCGGGAGCAGCAGAAGTAG
- a CDS encoding DUF128 domain-containing protein → MGLFPSGSASRDYAIIFLYPRREYGVNHPLKFINHLIQEEAMQVTYDPSEDEGLVIYNLSLIGADDFEPVLSIMKDTFRAGISPSGLVQFFHAGERAGAYTVPEGKIGICTVCSITIDGVMIRRGAPLHPIGGGVVEIEDGTPRRFTDMVLYDATTIDPLQMLVSQEISDISGVIRYGKGSVLANLRECHMEAEPAVATIIEDLERSMISGILEVGPPNAPILGYTCSPQYFGIAILGGTNVMAAVLEGGFRVEINSLKGLIDVGRLEPIHHF, encoded by the coding sequence ATGGGATTATTTCCGTCTGGATCTGCCTCCAGGGACTATGCAATAATTTTTCTCTATCCCCGGCGAGAATATGGTGTGAATCACCCCCTCAAATTCATCAACCACCTGATTCAGGAGGAGGCCATGCAGGTGACCTATGATCCTTCTGAAGATGAAGGACTGGTGATCTACAACCTCTCGCTTATCGGTGCCGACGATTTCGAACCCGTCCTTTCGATCATGAAGGACACTTTCCGGGCCGGTATCAGCCCCAGTGGTCTCGTTCAGTTCTTTCATGCCGGTGAGCGGGCCGGCGCCTACACCGTTCCGGAGGGGAAGATCGGTATATGCACCGTCTGCTCGATCACCATTGACGGCGTGATGATCCGTCGGGGCGCCCCCCTTCACCCGATCGGCGGGGGTGTCGTCGAGATCGAGGACGGCACCCCCAGGCGGTTCACCGATATGGTCCTCTACGACGCCACGACGATCGATCCCCTCCAGATGCTTGTATCGCAGGAGATCAGCGATATATCCGGTGTCATCAGGTATGGGAAGGGGAGCGTGCTCGCCAACCTGCGGGAGTGCCACATGGAGGCCGAACCCGCGGTGGCGACCATCATCGAGGATCTTGAGCGGAGCATGATCTCAGGCATACTCGAGGTCGGGCCGCCGAACGCCCCCATCCTGGGCTACACCTGTTCACCGCAGTATTTCGGTATCGCCATCCTCGGCGGCACGAATGTCATGGCCGCCGTGCTTGAGGGTGGTTTTCGGGTTGAGATCAACTCGCTCAAGGGGCTGATCGACGTGGGCAGACTCGAACCGATCCATCACTTCTGA
- a CDS encoding TrmB family transcriptional regulator: MPPSPDTIQSVTEALKSLGLTKYEALVYVALLQVKNATATEIHEISGVPRASVYPVLDRLSGRSLVTVSHTTPKRFAAFPPAEAIDTLMREIGARAEYAKDVLGSLYEERTESVEEGRELIWNVVGEVNITNRIRDLIINANERVDVLGSAVLIGGVQDALRMRAGEIPIEVITDHWDGEVPAGMMIHTKMPPVWDTREQKNTKGGVLFVDGRRVLVVMAGDDEGSTALYSESDGFIRFFSRYWDLVRSYVTARSQK; the protein is encoded by the coding sequence ATGCCTCCGTCCCCCGACACAATCCAGAGTGTTACAGAAGCCCTCAAAAGCCTCGGACTCACAAAATATGAGGCTCTCGTCTATGTTGCCCTCCTTCAGGTCAAAAACGCGACGGCTACAGAGATCCACGAGATATCCGGCGTCCCCAGGGCCTCGGTATACCCCGTGCTCGACCGCCTCAGCGGCAGGAGCCTGGTCACCGTATCACACACCACACCAAAGCGGTTCGCCGCATTCCCACCCGCAGAAGCGATTGATACCCTCATGAGGGAGATCGGCGCCAGGGCCGAATATGCAAAGGACGTGCTCGGTTCGCTCTATGAAGAGCGGACCGAGAGCGTTGAGGAGGGGCGCGAGCTGATCTGGAATGTGGTCGGGGAGGTAAATATCACGAACCGGATCAGGGACCTCATCATCAACGCAAACGAGAGAGTGGACGTGCTGGGGAGCGCGGTGCTGATCGGGGGGGTGCAGGACGCTCTGAGAATGAGGGCCGGCGAAATCCCGATCGAGGTGATCACCGATCACTGGGACGGAGAGGTTCCGGCCGGGATGATGATACACACAAAAATGCCCCCTGTCTGGGACACCAGAGAACAGAAAAACACGAAGGGCGGGGTGCTGTTTGTCGACGGTCGGCGCGTGCTGGTGGTGATGGCGGGGGACGATGAGGGATCGACCGCGCTTTATTCGGAGTCGGACGGGTTCATCAGGTTTTTTTCCCGCTACTGGGACCTGGTCCGCTCCTATGTCACCGCCCGGTCTCAGAAGTGA